One segment of Mycolicibacterium baixiangningiae DNA contains the following:
- the ctaC gene encoding aa3-type cytochrome oxidase subunit II, translated as MTPRGLKAVARKAALVVVLGATALVLSGCSWSEVLGLGWPNGITPEAHLNRELWIGSMIAALVVGGIVYVLIFWTSAFHRKKASDTELPRQFGYNMPLELALTVIPFLIISVLFYFTVVVQEQMLSKEDNPEVVVDVTAFQWNWKFGYNKVNFADGTIAYDGADDERSAAVASRPGGEGAGAVGEEESAHTEQGAIAGQSPEDRSYLAFDKVETLGTSTEIPVLVLPAGKRIEFRIASADVIHGFWVPEFLFKRDVIPNPQQNNSDNIFQISEIMQTGAFVGRCTEMCGTYHAMMNFEVRVVEPNDFKAYLDQRIAGKTNAEALIDINQSPTAVTTRPFDTRRGEMAPQASR; from the coding sequence GTGACCCCTCGCGGGCTGAAGGCGGTGGCACGAAAAGCCGCATTGGTCGTGGTGCTGGGTGCCACTGCACTGGTGCTGAGTGGCTGCAGCTGGTCAGAGGTGCTCGGCCTGGGCTGGCCGAACGGCATCACCCCGGAAGCGCATCTCAACCGTGAATTGTGGATCGGTTCGATGATCGCCGCGCTGGTCGTGGGTGGCATCGTCTACGTGCTGATCTTCTGGACCAGCGCGTTCCACCGCAAGAAGGCTTCCGACACCGAGTTGCCGCGCCAGTTCGGCTACAACATGCCGCTGGAGCTGGCCCTGACGGTCATCCCGTTCCTCATCATCTCGGTGCTGTTCTATTTCACCGTCGTGGTGCAGGAGCAGATGCTGTCCAAGGAGGACAACCCCGAGGTCGTCGTCGACGTGACCGCCTTCCAGTGGAACTGGAAGTTCGGCTACAACAAGGTGAACTTCGCCGACGGAACCATCGCCTACGACGGGGCCGACGACGAGCGCAGCGCCGCTGTCGCCTCGCGCCCCGGTGGCGAAGGTGCGGGCGCGGTGGGCGAGGAAGAGTCGGCCCACACCGAGCAGGGTGCGATCGCCGGGCAGAGCCCCGAGGACCGCAGCTACCTGGCCTTCGACAAGGTCGAGACGCTCGGCACCAGCACGGAGATCCCCGTCCTGGTGCTTCCGGCCGGCAAGCGCATCGAGTTCCGCATCGCCTCGGCCGACGTCATCCACGGGTTCTGGGTTCCGGAATTCCTGTTCAAGCGCGATGTCATCCCGAATCCGCAGCAGAACAACTCCGACAACATCTTCCAGATCAGCGAGATCATGCAGACGGGGGCTTTCGTCGGGCGGTGCACCGAGATGTGCGGCACCTACCACGCGATGATGAACTTCGAGGTGCGCGTGGTCGAGCCCAACGACTTCAAGGCATACCTCGACCAGCGCATCGCGGGGAAGACCAACGCCGAGGCGCTGATCGACATCAACCAGTCACCCACCGCGGTCACGACGCGGCCGTTCGACACGCGGCGCGGCGAGATGGCCCCGCAAGCGAGCAGGTAG
- a CDS encoding cytochrome c oxidase subunit 4, with protein sequence MHIEARLFEFLTAFFALSAVVYATLTAMFGGGGVEWAGTTALVLTTGLTLIVGTFFRFVARRLDTRPEDYEDAEISDGAGELGFFSPHSWWPILIALSFSTAAVGAALWLPWLIVTGVVLVLTAAGGLVFEYYWGPEKH encoded by the coding sequence GTGCATATCGAAGCCAGGTTGTTCGAGTTCCTGACGGCGTTCTTCGCCCTGTCGGCTGTCGTGTACGCCACGCTGACCGCGATGTTCGGCGGTGGCGGCGTGGAGTGGGCCGGTACCACCGCGCTGGTGCTGACGACCGGACTGACACTCATCGTCGGCACCTTCTTCCGCTTCGTGGCCCGGCGCTTGGACACCCGACCCGAGGACTACGAGGACGCCGAGATCAGCGACGGCGCCGGGGAACTCGGGTTCTTCTCGCCGCACAGCTGGTGGCCGATCCTGATCGCGCTGTCCTTCTCCACCGCCGCGGTGGGCGCCGCGCTGTGGCTGCCGTGGCTGATCGTGACGGGCGTCGTGTTGGTGCTCACCGCGGCCGGCGGCCTGGTCTTCGAGTACTACTGGGGTCCGGAGAAGCACTGA
- a CDS encoding MmpS family transport accessory protein, giving the protein MSGPNPPGPDSPGADQPDREGGRHSAPDEPTEQVGGVNEPVPVTGETEIYSQAYSAPESEQFSAGPYVPADPALYDYDSYEPVSDPADGQDPPRWPWVVGVTAIVAAISLVVSVALLVTKTDSDQLATPATSTTTPAPPAQDEITTTTPPPPPPPPPTTEPPPPPPPETVTVTEPPPPPPAEEAPPPPPEQTTTPPPPPPTTTTPAGPRQVTYTVTGTKAPGDIITVTYVDASGRRRTQRNVYIPWSLTVTPISQSEVGSVQASSLFLVSRLNCSITTSDGTVLSSNTGNAAQTSC; this is encoded by the coding sequence ATGAGCGGGCCGAACCCCCCAGGGCCGGACTCGCCGGGAGCGGACCAGCCCGATCGGGAGGGCGGCAGGCACTCGGCACCCGACGAACCGACCGAACAGGTCGGTGGCGTCAACGAACCGGTCCCCGTCACGGGCGAGACCGAGATCTATTCGCAGGCGTACTCCGCCCCCGAATCCGAACAGTTCAGCGCGGGACCGTACGTACCCGCGGATCCGGCGCTCTACGACTACGACAGCTACGAGCCGGTGTCCGACCCGGCCGACGGGCAGGACCCGCCGCGCTGGCCGTGGGTGGTCGGTGTCACTGCCATCGTCGCCGCCATCTCGCTGGTCGTGTCGGTGGCGCTGTTGGTCACCAAGACCGACTCCGACCAGTTGGCCACCCCCGCCACGAGTACGACCACACCTGCGCCGCCGGCCCAGGACGAGATCACGACGACGACGCCCCCGCCTCCTCCGCCGCCACCGCCCACGACCGAACCCCCGCCGCCTCCGCCGCCGGAGACGGTGACGGTCACCGAGCCACCGCCGCCTCCACCGGCCGAAGAGGCGCCGCCGCCGCCGCCTGAGCAGACGACGACACCGCCGCCGCCACCGCCGACCACCACCACACCGGCCGGCCCGCGGCAGGTCACGTATACGGTGACCGGGACGAAGGCGCCCGGGGACATCATCACGGTCACCTACGTCGACGCGTCGGGCCGCCGCAGGACCCAACGCAACGTTTACATTCCGTGGTCGTTGACCGTCACCCCGATCTCGCAGTCCGAGGTCGGATCGGTGCAGGCGTCGAGCCTGTTCCTGGTCAGCAGGCTGAACTGTTCCATCACGACGAGCGACGGGACGGTCTTGTCCTCCAACACCGGCAACGCCGCACAGACGAGCTGCTGA
- a CDS encoding DUF2561 family protein, whose translation MAASDTASARTGAETENLNRILLGVCAAVWLAVLGTAVAAIVALADMGRTRPVVSADGDTPWLLYTVIGVSAVVIIGAVPLLLRARRTAQPEPVPVVLPRERVTATSEPATEKLRAVSPQARPVPSRLAPGDPAGAIDWLTLQCALVLGIAIGVANVAIGAATYLMAVDNDTISWVLYGVAGVVTLAMPVAPWWYLRRMREEFEPAA comes from the coding sequence ATGGCCGCCAGCGATACAGCCTCCGCCCGTACCGGCGCGGAGACCGAGAACCTCAACCGCATCCTGCTCGGAGTCTGCGCGGCTGTCTGGCTGGCCGTGCTGGGCACTGCCGTCGCGGCGATCGTGGCCCTCGCCGACATGGGCCGTACCCGGCCTGTCGTGTCGGCCGACGGCGATACCCCGTGGCTGCTGTACACCGTCATCGGGGTATCGGCGGTGGTCATCATCGGTGCGGTGCCGCTGCTGCTGAGGGCGCGACGGACGGCGCAGCCCGAGCCGGTGCCCGTCGTGCTACCCCGTGAAAGGGTTACGGCGACAAGCGAACCGGCAACCGAGAAGCTGCGGGCGGTCAGCCCACAGGCGCGGCCGGTGCCCAGCAGGCTGGCTCCCGGCGATCCGGCGGGCGCGATCGACTGGCTGACACTGCAGTGCGCCCTGGTGCTCGGCATCGCGATCGGCGTCGCAAATGTCGCCATCGGCGCCGCGACCTATCTGATGGCCGTCGACAACGACACGATCTCGTGGGTGCTCTACGGGGTGGCCGGGGTCGTCACGCTGGCGATGCCGGTGGCGCCGTGGTGGTATCTGCGCCGCATGCGCGAAGAGTTCGAACCGGCTGCCTGA
- the qcrB gene encoding cytochrome bc1 complex cytochrome b subunit, translating to MSAQSGSKVAARLAAQGDAIDSRYHPSAAVRRQLNKVFPTHWSFLLGEIALYSFLILLITGVWLTLFFDPSMAEVVYDGVYQPLRGVEMSRAYASALDISFEIRGGLFVRQIHHWAALLFAASIMVHLARIFFTGAFRRPREANWVIGSLLLILAMFEGFFGYSLPDDLLSGTGLRAALSGITMGIPVVGTWMHWALFNGDFPGTIIIPRLYALHILLIPGIMLALIGAHLALVWFQKHTQFPGPGRTEKNVVGVRVMPVFAVKSGAFFAVTVGILGLMGGLLQINPIWVLGPYKPSQVSAGSQPDFYMMWTDGLIRLWPAWEFYIGNYTIPQPVWIAVLMGLILGLLTVYPFLEKKMTGDNAHHNLLQRPRDAPVRTAIGAMAIAFYILLTFACMNDIIALKFQISLNATTWIGRIGMVVLPAIVYFVTYRWAVSLQRSDREVLEHGIETGIIKRLPHGAYIELHQPLGPVDEHGHPIPLEYQGAPLPKRMNKLGSSGAPGSGSFLFADPMVEHEALTEAAHASHRRALTALRERQDGNGSANGHGDGNGSNGHH from the coding sequence ATGAGTGCACAGAGTGGTTCCAAAGTCGCCGCCCGGCTTGCGGCACAGGGTGACGCGATCGATTCGCGTTACCACCCGTCGGCAGCGGTCCGCCGGCAGCTGAACAAGGTCTTCCCCACCCACTGGTCGTTCCTGCTCGGTGAGATCGCCCTGTACAGCTTCCTCATCCTGCTGATCACCGGCGTCTGGCTGACTCTGTTCTTCGATCCGTCGATGGCCGAGGTCGTCTACGACGGCGTGTACCAGCCGTTGCGCGGTGTGGAGATGTCGCGGGCCTACGCCTCGGCGCTCGACATCAGCTTCGAGATCCGTGGCGGGCTGTTCGTCCGCCAGATCCACCACTGGGCGGCGCTGCTGTTCGCGGCGTCGATCATGGTCCACCTCGCCCGCATCTTCTTCACCGGCGCATTCCGGCGACCGCGTGAAGCCAACTGGGTGATCGGCTCACTGCTGCTGATCCTGGCCATGTTCGAGGGCTTCTTCGGCTACTCGCTGCCCGACGATCTGCTGTCGGGCACCGGCCTGCGGGCCGCCCTGTCCGGCATCACGATGGGCATCCCGGTGGTCGGCACGTGGATGCACTGGGCACTGTTCAACGGCGACTTCCCGGGCACGATCATCATCCCGCGGCTCTACGCGCTGCACATCCTGCTGATCCCCGGCATCATGCTCGCGCTCATCGGCGCCCACCTGGCTCTGGTGTGGTTCCAGAAGCACACCCAGTTCCCCGGACCGGGACGCACCGAGAAGAACGTCGTCGGCGTGCGCGTCATGCCGGTGTTCGCGGTGAAGTCCGGTGCGTTCTTCGCGGTGACCGTCGGCATCCTCGGCCTGATGGGCGGTCTCCTGCAGATCAACCCGATCTGGGTGCTGGGCCCGTACAAGCCTTCTCAGGTGTCCGCGGGTAGCCAGCCGGACTTCTACATGATGTGGACGGACGGCCTGATCCGGTTGTGGCCGGCGTGGGAGTTCTACATCGGCAACTACACGATTCCCCAGCCCGTGTGGATCGCGGTGCTGATGGGCCTGATCCTCGGGTTGCTGACGGTGTATCCGTTCCTGGAGAAGAAGATGACCGGGGACAACGCGCACCACAACCTGTTGCAACGCCCGCGTGACGCTCCGGTCCGCACGGCGATCGGCGCGATGGCGATCGCGTTCTACATCCTGCTGACCTTCGCCTGCATGAACGACATCATCGCGCTCAAGTTCCAGATCTCGCTGAACGCGACGACGTGGATCGGGCGTATCGGCATGGTGGTGCTGCCTGCGATCGTCTACTTCGTCACCTACCGCTGGGCGGTGTCGTTGCAGCGCAGCGACCGCGAGGTGCTCGAGCACGGCATCGAGACCGGCATCATCAAGCGGTTGCCGCACGGTGCCTACATCGAACTGCACCAGCCGCTCGGACCGGTCGACGAGCACGGGCATCCGATTCCGCTGGAGTACCAGGGCGCTCCCCTGCCGAAGCGGATGAACAAGCTCGGCTCCAGCGGGGCCCCGGGCAGTGGCAGCTTCCTGTTCGCCGATCCGATGGTCGAGCACGAGGCGTTGACCGAGGCCGCGCACGCCTCGCATCGCCGCGCACTCACCGCGCTGCGTGAGCGGCAGGACGGCAACGGTTCTGCCAACGGGCACGGCGACGGCAACGGCTCCAACGGCCACCACTAG
- the qcrA gene encoding cytochrome bc1 complex Rieske iron-sulfur subunit — translation MSDERNDDLAKDAPKGTDAPGHAGEPGQPTDAELAAMSREELVELGGKLDGVETVFKEPRWPVPGTRAEKRAERSVSAWLLIGGVAGLALLVVFLFWPWEYQPYGSEGEFLYSLATPLYGLLFGLSILAIGIGAVLFQKRFIPEEISIQDRHDGRSAELQRKTAAANLTDALEGSTIKRRKMIGVSLGVGLGAFGLGTAVAFIGGLIKNPWKPVVPTADGPKAVLWTSGWTPRFQGETIYLARATGNTGHGSVFAKMRPEDLDAGGMETVYPWRESDGDGTTVESSHKNTEIIMGVRNPVMLIRLRAEDMPKVVKRKGQESFNFGEFFAYTKICSHLGCPSSLYEQQTHRILCPCHQSQFDALHFAKPIFGPAARALAQLPITIDQDGYLVANGDFIEPVGPAFWERKTT, via the coding sequence ATGAGCGACGAGCGCAACGACGATCTGGCCAAGGACGCGCCGAAGGGCACCGACGCACCCGGCCATGCCGGCGAGCCGGGTCAGCCGACCGACGCCGAACTGGCTGCGATGTCGCGTGAGGAACTCGTCGAACTCGGCGGCAAGCTCGACGGCGTCGAAACGGTCTTCAAGGAGCCTCGGTGGCCGGTGCCCGGCACGCGCGCCGAGAAGCGCGCGGAGCGTTCGGTCTCTGCGTGGTTGCTGATCGGCGGCGTCGCCGGGTTGGCACTGCTGGTGGTGTTCCTGTTCTGGCCCTGGGAGTACCAGCCCTACGGCTCTGAAGGCGAGTTCCTGTACTCGCTGGCCACGCCGCTCTACGGCCTGCTCTTCGGGCTGTCGATCCTCGCGATCGGCATCGGCGCAGTGCTGTTCCAGAAGCGGTTCATCCCCGAAGAGATCTCGATCCAGGACCGCCACGACGGCCGCTCCGCCGAGCTCCAGCGCAAGACGGCCGCGGCGAATCTGACCGATGCACTCGAGGGTTCGACGATCAAGCGCCGCAAGATGATCGGCGTGTCGCTCGGTGTCGGGCTCGGCGCGTTCGGTCTCGGCACGGCGGTGGCCTTCATCGGCGGTCTGATCAAGAACCCGTGGAAGCCGGTGGTGCCGACCGCCGACGGCCCCAAGGCCGTGCTGTGGACCTCCGGGTGGACCCCACGGTTTCAGGGCGAGACGATCTACCTGGCCCGGGCGACCGGAAACACCGGTCACGGATCGGTTTTCGCGAAGATGCGTCCGGAGGATCTCGACGCCGGCGGTATGGAGACGGTGTACCCGTGGCGTGAGTCCGATGGTGACGGCACCACGGTGGAGTCGAGCCACAAGAACACCGAGATCATCATGGGTGTGCGAAATCCCGTGATGCTCATCCGCCTTCGGGCCGAGGACATGCCGAAGGTGGTCAAGCGCAAGGGCCAGGAGAGCTTCAACTTCGGTGAGTTCTTCGCTTACACGAAGATCTGCTCGCACCTGGGTTGCCCGTCGTCGCTGTACGAGCAGCAGACCCACCGCATCCTGTGCCCGTGCCACCAGTCGCAGTTCGACGCGCTGCATTTCGCGAAACCCATATTCGGTCCGGCTGCGCGCGCTCTCGCGCAGTTGCCCATCACCATTGACCAGGACGGGTACCTGGTCGCCAACGGCGACTTCATCGAACCCGTCGGGCCGGCATTCTGGGAACGGAAGACAACATGA
- the qcrC gene encoding cytochrome bc1 complex diheme cytochrome c subunit, with protein MTSKSRRRFRRRLSAAALLLIGLGAAGGVAATLTPAPQVAVADESQSALLRTGKELYDMSCVSCHGSNLQGVADRGPSLVGVGEAAVYFQVSTGRMPARRNEAQAPDKPADFDEAQTDAIGAYIQANGGGPVVPRDENGQIASQSLIGDNVARGGDLFRLNCASCHNFTGRGGALSSGKYAPELEANPAQIYTAMQTGPQNMPKFSDRQLSPEEKRDIVAYVEESRETPPPGGYGLGGFGPTSEGMAAWIIGMVAVIGAALWIGARA; from the coding sequence ATGACCAGCAAGTCCCGCCGACGGTTTCGCCGGCGCCTGTCGGCAGCGGCGCTGCTGCTGATCGGACTTGGCGCCGCAGGTGGCGTCGCCGCCACGCTGACGCCCGCACCGCAGGTGGCCGTGGCCGACGAGTCACAGTCGGCGCTGCTGCGCACGGGCAAAGAGCTGTACGACATGTCATGCGTCAGCTGTCACGGCAGCAACCTGCAGGGTGTCGCCGATCGCGGCCCGAGCCTCGTCGGCGTCGGCGAGGCCGCGGTGTACTTCCAGGTCTCCACCGGCCGCATGCCCGCACGCCGCAACGAGGCCCAGGCACCGGACAAGCCGGCCGACTTCGACGAGGCGCAGACCGATGCAATCGGCGCCTACATCCAGGCCAACGGCGGCGGACCCGTCGTCCCCCGCGACGAGAACGGCCAGATCGCGAGCCAGTCGCTGATCGGCGACAACGTCGCTCGCGGCGGCGACCTGTTCCGGCTCAACTGCGCCTCATGCCACAACTTCACCGGCCGCGGCGGTGCATTGTCGTCCGGCAAGTACGCCCCCGAACTCGAGGCGAATCCGGCGCAGATCTACACCGCGATGCAGACCGGTCCCCAGAACATGCCGAAGTTCTCCGACCGTCAGCTCAGCCCCGAGGAGAAGCGCGACATCGTGGCCTACGTCGAGGAGTCGCGGGAGACCCCGCCCCCCGGCGGATACGGCCTCGGCGGCTTCGGCCCGACCTCTGAGGGCATGGCCGCATGGATCATCGGAATGGTCGCCGTCATCGGTGCGGCTCTCTGGATCGGGGCACGGGCATGA
- the ctaE gene encoding aa3-type cytochrome oxidase subunit III, with translation MTSAVGTSGTAITSRVHSLNRPNMVSVGTIVWLSSELMFFAGLFAMYFTARAQAGGEWPPPPTELNLGLAVPVTLVLIASSFTCQMGVFAAERGDVFGLRRWYVVTFLMGLFFVLGQGYEYLHLVEHGTTIPGSAYGSVFYLATGFHGLHVIGGLVAFLFLLARTKMSKFTPAQATAAIVVSYYWHFVDIVWIALFAVIYFVR, from the coding sequence GTGACGAGTGCTGTAGGGACCTCGGGGACCGCGATCACCTCGCGCGTGCATTCGCTGAACAGGCCGAATATGGTCAGTGTCGGCACCATTGTGTGGCTTTCCAGTGAACTGATGTTCTTTGCTGGATTGTTCGCGATGTACTTCACCGCACGCGCCCAGGCAGGCGGCGAGTGGCCGCCCCCGCCGACCGAGCTGAACCTGGGGCTGGCGGTACCCGTCACCCTCGTGCTGATCGCGTCGTCGTTCACCTGCCAGATGGGTGTGTTCGCCGCCGAACGCGGTGACGTGTTCGGCCTCCGCCGCTGGTACGTCGTCACCTTCCTGATGGGCCTGTTCTTCGTGCTCGGCCAGGGCTACGAGTACCTGCACCTCGTCGAGCACGGCACCACGATCCCCGGCAGCGCCTACGGCTCGGTCTTCTACCTCGCGACCGGATTCCACGGCCTGCACGTGATCGGCGGCCTCGTCGCCTTCCTGTTCCTGCTCGCGCGTACCAAGATGAGCAAGTTCACCCCGGCACAGGCCACCGCGGCGATCGTCGTGTCGTACTACTGGCACTTCGTCGACATCGTGTGGATCGCGCTGTTCGCCGTCATCTACTTCGTTCGATGA
- the trpD gene encoding anthranilate phosphoribosyltransferase has protein sequence MGSSQPPWEHRRVTDTPTWPLILGRLTTGHNLASGQASWAMDQIMTGTATPAQIAGFAVAMKLKRPTSAEVTELADVMLKHARRIPTETIGNETVDIVGTGGDGANTVNLSTMAAIVVAAAGVPVMKHGNRAASSLSGGADTLEALGVRIDLGPDQVAASVAEVGIGFAFANHFHPSYKHASVVRRELGVPTVFNLLGPLTNPARPRAGLIGCAWAELAEVMAGVYASRNSSVLVVHGDDGLDELTTTTTSTIWRVQAGTVERLTFDPAAFGFQRAQLSELVGGDAEHNAAEVRAVLGGAKGAVRDAVVLNAAGAMVAHAGLSSDAKWVPAWEAGLARAVETIDSGAAEQLLTRWVRFTQKL, from the coding sequence TTGGGAAGTTCCCAGCCGCCGTGGGAACATCGGCGCGTGACTGATACTCCCACGTGGCCGCTGATCCTGGGGCGGTTGACCACCGGACATAACCTGGCGAGCGGACAGGCCAGCTGGGCGATGGACCAGATCATGACCGGGACGGCCACGCCGGCTCAGATCGCCGGATTCGCGGTGGCGATGAAGCTCAAGCGGCCGACGTCGGCGGAGGTCACCGAACTGGCCGACGTGATGCTCAAGCATGCGCGCCGCATTCCCACCGAGACCATCGGGAACGAGACGGTCGACATCGTGGGGACCGGAGGCGACGGCGCCAACACCGTCAACCTGTCCACCATGGCGGCGATCGTGGTGGCCGCCGCGGGCGTGCCGGTGATGAAGCACGGCAACCGGGCCGCGTCCTCGCTGTCCGGCGGCGCCGACACCCTCGAGGCGCTCGGCGTCCGGATCGACCTCGGGCCCGACCAGGTGGCCGCCTCTGTCGCCGAGGTGGGTATCGGTTTCGCGTTCGCCAACCACTTTCACCCGTCGTACAAGCACGCGTCGGTGGTGCGCCGGGAGCTCGGGGTCCCGACGGTGTTCAACCTGCTCGGACCGCTGACCAACCCCGCCCGGCCCCGTGCCGGGCTGATCGGCTGCGCGTGGGCGGAGCTGGCCGAGGTGATGGCCGGGGTGTACGCCTCGCGCAACTCGAGTGTGCTGGTGGTGCACGGCGACGACGGCCTCGACGAGCTGACCACGACCACCACGAGCACGATCTGGCGGGTCCAGGCCGGCACGGTCGAGCGGTTGACGTTCGACCCCGCGGCGTTCGGCTTCCAGCGCGCTCAGCTGTCCGAGCTGGTCGGCGGCGACGCCGAACACAATGCCGCCGAGGTGCGCGCCGTGCTCGGCGGCGCCAAGGGTGCGGTGCGCGATGCGGTGGTTCTCAACGCCGCCGGCGCCATGGTTGCGCACGCCGGACTATCCAGCGACGCCAAATGGGTGCCGGCCTGGGAGGCGGGCCTGGCCCGGGCCGTCGAGACGATCGACTCTGGGGCGGCCGAACAGCTGCTCACGCGTTGGGTGCGGTTCACCCAGAAGCTCTGA
- the ripC gene encoding peptidoglycan hydrolase RipC encodes MRLVRAQWGIRVLKRPAVGAIAALAVFSSVLGGSALADPAEDALAKLNELSRQAEQTTEAMHSAQLDLGDKLAAQQAAEARHGADLAAAAEAKSRLATFQSAVNKVAATQYMGGRTDGMSAILTANSPQQFIDQLSVQRVMAGEMAARMAGFRDVSARAAAAELASAKSAADAKTAAEQAAQVRADLQNKQSRLQTQIAVVKSQYEALTPNQREALAALPPAPAVPPPPAAVPPANDPGVLAAPPGAIPPGDIAPPSGGANRAVAVQAALSRIGSPYSWGGSGPSAFDCSGLVMWAFQQEGVSLPHSSQALARGGQPVSTDQMQPGDLVTYYSDASHVGIYIGDGMMVHASTYGTPVRVAPVNNAPIYNVRRY; translated from the coding sequence TTGAGGCTCGTTCGCGCGCAGTGGGGCATCCGTGTTCTTAAGCGACCCGCCGTCGGTGCGATTGCGGCTCTGGCCGTGTTCTCATCGGTCCTGGGCGGCAGTGCGCTGGCCGACCCGGCAGAAGATGCCTTGGCAAAGCTCAACGAACTGTCGCGGCAGGCTGAGCAGACCACCGAGGCCATGCACTCGGCGCAGCTCGATCTCGGCGACAAACTGGCCGCACAGCAGGCCGCCGAGGCCAGGCACGGCGCTGACCTCGCCGCCGCCGCCGAGGCCAAGTCTCGATTGGCGACCTTCCAGTCGGCCGTGAACAAGGTGGCCGCCACCCAGTACATGGGCGGACGCACCGACGGTATGAGCGCGATCCTCACGGCAAACTCGCCGCAGCAGTTCATCGACCAGCTATCCGTACAGCGCGTCATGGCGGGGGAGATGGCTGCCCGGATGGCGGGCTTCCGCGACGTCAGTGCCCGGGCCGCCGCGGCCGAACTGGCGTCGGCGAAGTCCGCGGCCGATGCGAAGACCGCCGCCGAACAGGCCGCCCAGGTCCGCGCCGACCTGCAGAACAAGCAGAGCCGGCTGCAGACCCAGATCGCCGTCGTCAAGTCGCAGTACGAGGCGCTGACGCCGAACCAGCGTGAGGCGCTCGCCGCCCTGCCGCCTGCGCCCGCAGTGCCGCCGCCGCCGGCCGCGGTGCCTCCCGCCAACGATCCCGGTGTGCTGGCCGCCCCGCCCGGGGCCATCCCGCCGGGTGACATCGCCCCTCCGTCGGGTGGGGCCAACCGCGCCGTCGCGGTACAGGCCGCGCTCAGCCGCATCGGGTCGCCTTACTCGTGGGGCGGGTCCGGCCCGAGCGCCTTCGATTGCTCCGGGCTGGTGATGTGGGCCTTCCAGCAGGAGGGCGTCTCGCTGCCGCACTCCAGCCAGGCGTTGGCCCGCGGCGGGCAACCGGTGTCGACGGACCAGATGCAGCCCGGTGACCTCGTCACCTACTACTCCGACGCCTCGCACGTCGGCATCTACATCGGTGACGGGATGATGGTGCACGCCTCCACCTACGGCACGCCGGTGCGTGTCGCGCCGGTGAACAACGCCCCGATCTACAACGTCCGTCGTTACTGA
- a CDS encoding peptidase yields the protein MLNRSEPAPAPPLAVVADQPTPAGPDPTTTTPLPDGRHAQLIALGGAHSAPLLSRIAAELPGAADAVSRFWGPDWRQEIVIVATASDRQFAALAGGGADVAAATTAERIVFAPGAARMTDEALRLVVRHELFHHAARQATAADAPRWLTEGVADYLARPPESAPASDPVAALPADSDLDTPGQTRSQAYDRAWRFASYVADRYGPQRLRALYVHACSPGHPDVATAVRDTLGSSLDEVLAGWRHWPQG from the coding sequence CTGCTCAACCGGTCCGAGCCGGCACCGGCGCCGCCGCTCGCGGTGGTCGCCGACCAGCCGACCCCAGCCGGTCCCGACCCCACCACGACGACACCGTTGCCCGACGGGCGCCACGCGCAGCTCATCGCACTCGGCGGGGCGCACAGCGCACCGCTGCTGTCCCGGATCGCCGCCGAACTCCCCGGCGCCGCCGATGCGGTGAGCCGGTTCTGGGGGCCGGACTGGCGGCAGGAGATCGTTATCGTCGCGACGGCGTCGGATCGGCAGTTCGCCGCGCTCGCGGGCGGGGGAGCCGACGTCGCGGCCGCCACCACCGCCGAGCGCATCGTGTTCGCCCCCGGCGCCGCGCGGATGACCGACGAGGCCCTGCGGCTCGTGGTGCGTCACGAACTGTTCCACCACGCCGCGCGACAGGCGACCGCCGCCGACGCCCCGCGCTGGCTGACCGAAGGCGTCGCCGACTACCTCGCCCGCCCGCCGGAATCGGCGCCCGCCTCCGATCCGGTGGCTGCCCTACCGGCCGACAGCGATCTCGACACCCCCGGCCAAACCCGGTCGCAGGCATACGACCGGGCGTGGCGGTTCGCCTCCTACGTCGCCGACCGGTACGGCCCGCAGCGCCTACGGGCGCTGTACGTGCACGCCTGCAGTCCCGGTCATCCCGACGTGGCCACCGCCGTGCGCGACACGCTCGGCAGCAGCCTCGACGAGGTGCTGGCCGGGTGGCGGCACTGGCCGCAGGGCTAG